Proteins from a genomic interval of Yoonia sp. GPGPB17:
- a CDS encoding inositol monophosphatase family protein: MKDNARRHLPATASKTLCAMAEGALLAGHDLMAASEQLKGLTVTEKTAGDFVSEADVRAENVIFDHLMRRHPRYGWLGEETAERISQEDGLRWIVDPLDGTTNFLKGLPHWAVSIALFRGNDPLAGLIYDPVKGEMFCAEKGAGAYLNGRAITVSKAVQMSAALVASGIPAGGRTTYLPHSLEDLERLMPQTAGLRRWGAAALDLAYVAAGRFDAYWERNLGPWDVAAGMLIVEEAGGQFSPLWADRPVLTSGSFLASNGALHDVVEAALNLKHV; encoded by the coding sequence ATGAAGGATAATGCCCGGCGGCATTTGCCCGCAACCGCGTCAAAGACGCTTTGCGCCATGGCTGAGGGGGCGCTTTTGGCGGGGCATGACCTGATGGCGGCATCAGAGCAATTGAAGGGGCTTACGGTTACCGAAAAGACTGCGGGTGACTTCGTCAGCGAGGCAGATGTGCGGGCGGAAAATGTGATCTTTGATCACTTGATGCGGCGCCATCCAAGATACGGCTGGCTGGGTGAGGAAACGGCAGAGCGGATCAGTCAAGAAGATGGGTTGCGCTGGATCGTCGATCCGCTGGATGGCACCACGAATTTTCTCAAAGGGTTGCCGCATTGGGCTGTATCCATTGCTCTGTTTCGGGGGAACGATCCATTGGCAGGACTCATCTATGATCCCGTGAAGGGCGAGATGTTTTGTGCGGAAAAAGGGGCAGGGGCTTACCTGAACGGGCGGGCGATCACCGTGAGTAAGGCGGTACAGATGAGCGCAGCCCTCGTCGCTTCGGGCATCCCGGCGGGTGGACGGACGACCTACCTGCCGCATAGCCTGGAAGACTTGGAGCGGCTGATGCCGCAAACAGCAGGGCTGCGGCGCTGGGGTGCGGCGGCGCTTGATCTGGCCTATGTCGCAGCGGGTCGGTTTGACGCCTATTGGGAACGCAATCTGGGGCCATGGGATGTCGCGGCTGGCATGTTGATCGTGGAGGAAGCAGGCGGCCAGTTTAGCCCCTTGTGGGCGGATCGTCCGGTGCTAACGTCGGGGTCGTTTCTGGCCAGTAACGGGGCTTTGCATGACGTAGTAGAGGCGGCCTTGAACCTGAAACACGTCTAG
- a CDS encoding DUF1697 domain-containing protein yields the protein MQTIIALLRAVNVGGTGKLPMAELRAMAQATGFANVRTYIQSGNMVFSSADDLPAVRQALESRLADYAGKPVGVILRTGHQMREVLAQNPFTDAEPSKVSVLFLNAPPLGDTMVAMKGQADEQIALGQREIFIHYPSGMGRSKLQLPAMAEGTMRNINTVTKLARMAAE from the coding sequence ATGCAAACGATCATAGCCCTACTACGAGCGGTGAACGTTGGGGGAACAGGAAAACTCCCGATGGCAGAACTGCGTGCAATGGCTCAGGCCACTGGCTTTGCAAACGTGCGCACATACATCCAGTCTGGAAATATGGTGTTTTCGTCGGCCGATGATTTGCCTGCCGTCAGACAGGCGCTTGAATCGCGACTGGCGGATTATGCCGGTAAACCGGTCGGTGTTATCCTGCGCACGGGCCATCAGATGCGCGAAGTGCTGGCGCAAAACCCGTTCACAGACGCCGAACCAAGCAAAGTGAGCGTTCTGTTTCTCAACGCGCCTCCGCTAGGCGATACAATGGTTGCGATGAAAGGGCAGGCCGACGAACAAATCGCACTTGGGCAGCGAGAGATCTTTATACACTACCCCTCAGGTATGGGGCGGTCAAAACTGCAGTTGCCCGCCATGGCCGAAGGCACCATGCGCAACATCAATACGGTCACAAAACTTGCAAGAATGGCGGCGGAGTAG